The DNA segment TCCAAGCGCACGGCCGGGCGGGTCGCGCTGCTGTCGGTCCACTACTCGGAGGCGCGCCGGTGGCCGGAGGCGTGGAGGTTCTCCCGGGAGGCGGGCGAACGCGCGAAGGAGATCTACGCCAACCTCGAGGCCGCCACGTTCTACCGCCGCGCGCTGACCGCGTCGCGCTCCATCCCGGACCTCGCACCGGCCGAGGTCGCCGACGTCGCGGAGGCCCTCGGCGACGTGCTCGAGCTGGCCGGGCTGTTCGAGCAGTCGGTCGACGCGTTCCGGCAGGCCGGGCTGCTGGTCCGCGACGATCCCATCCGCTCGGCCGACGTGCTGCTCAAGCGGGCGCGGGCGCGGGCGCGCAGGGGCTCCTACCGCACGGCGTACCGGGACCTGACGGTCGGCCGTCGACTCGTCGCGTCGATCGGAACCGCCGAGGCGCTCGGCGCGACCGCGCGGCTGGACGCCCTGAACGCCCAGATCCGGCAACTGCAGGAGCACATGCCCGCCGCGGTCCGGCTCGCCCAGCAGGCCATGGTCGAGGCCGAGGCCTCGGGCGAGCGGGCGGCACTGGCCCGGTCGTACCAGGTGCTCGACGCCGCGTACGTGATGCTCGGCCAGTCCGCGAAGGCCGTGTACGGCGAGCGCGCCCTCGCCATCTACGAGGAGCTCGGAGACCTGCCGGGCACCGCCGTCGTGACGAACAACCTGGGCGGCCAGGCCTACCTCGACGGCCGCTGGGAGGATGCGGTGGACTACTACGCGCGGGCTCGGGACGCGTTCGTGCGTGCCGGCAACGAGGCGGAGGCGGCCACCTGCGGCGCGAACATCGGCGAGGTGCTCGTCAGCCAGCTTCGCCTCCGCGAGGCCGAGGAGGTGCTGGTGCCATCGGTCCGGGTGCTCCGCGCCTACGGGCTGGTGGATGCCGCGATCTTCGCCGAGATGCAATTGGCGCGGTTGCGCCTGCTCCGGGGCGACGACGGCGCGATGGAGGGCCTGGCCCAGCTCCGTGCCGAGGCGGTCCGGACCGGCCAGGTTCAGTCTGCGATCGAGGCCGCGATCCTCATCGCCCACGGGCTCGTGCTGCGGGGGAGCGCCGAGGAGGCGCTCGACCTGCTGGCCGAGACCGAGCGGGGTTCCGGCGCCGACGCGGAGCTCTACGGCAGCACCATCGCCCGGACCAGGGCCTCGGCGCTCGCCGCGCTGGGCCGGACGGGGCAGGCCCGCGACGAGGTCGCCGCCGGGCTCGCGCTGGCGCGCGAGCAGGGCCTGGCGTTCGAGGTCGCGCAACTCCGACTCGTCGAGGCGGGACTCATGGAGGATCCGTCCGCGGCGTCGGTCATCCGGGAGGAAGCCGAGGGCGTGCTCCGAGGACTCGGCGTGGTGGCTGCCACGCCGAGCCCTCGGAGCTGACCTGTATCGGCGTAGGTCAGCGCATCTTCGGGTCGCCGATGCCGACGACGTTCCAGGTCGTGCGGATCTGCGTCGCCGACACGATCGCGGTGCTCTCGCTCACGATGCACCAGGTGTCGCCGGCCGGGATCACCGACGTGTTGATCGAGCCGGGTGCGTCCGGGTCGGTGAACGGGTTGCCGGCGCACCAGGGCATGAACTCGAAGCCGAGCGGGCCGTCGTCGTCCTGGTCGTACTCGAGCTGGCTCTGGAACGGGTTCGACGAGTTCTTCGGCGCGAACGCCACCGTCCCCGTGTATGCGGCGGGCTGCGGCGCCCCGACGTCGACGGGGACGAAGCTGACCGTCTCAGCCTCGGTGTCGGCGCTCAGGAAGTACGGCTTGAGCACGCACTCGGATCCGTCGGTGTTCTGCAGCCGGGTGAAGCTGCCGTAGACGGTGCCCTCCTCGATCGTGGCCGTGTCGTTCTCCGCGGTGCAGCCGAGCTGTCCGTCGAATCCGGCGCCCAGGGTGAAGACCGTGTCGAACGCGGGGTCGTTGCCGTAGTCGCCGCTGCCCTCGAGGGAGACCTCACCGGCCATCGGTCGAATGGCGAGCTCGTCGAACGCGGTTCCCGGTTCGAGGGTCACGTAGCAGTTGTCGTTCGGCCCGGAGTCCGGTCCGGAGTCGGACGCGTTCCGGCAGTTGACGATCGGGTCGGCAGCGGTCGCCGTCGCGATGAACGGAGCCGACGTGCTTCCGTCGACGCCCTGGCCGGGAACGATCCCACTGCCCGCACGCGCCTGGAACGAACCGACCTCGGTGCCGCCGCGCGACACGACGAACTCGACCCGGGCGCCGCCCTTCAACTCGAGGTCGAGGGAGACCTTCACGGCATCGGGCACGCCGACGAGTCGGATGCTCAGGTCCTCCGAGGCATCGACTCGTGAGCAGGGCACGCCCTTCGAGCCGCCGGACTTGATGCCGATCGAGCCGTCCTTCAGGCCGGGACCCTGATCGCTGCCGTCGAGGGCGGCCAGTGGGCCGTCGACATTGATCAGGCAGTTCTTGGGCGTGCCGATGGGCTGCGTGATGGGGTCGCCGTTGTTGCTGTACACGAACTGGGTGCCGTTCGTGCCGAGATGCAGGCGGAGCGTCTCGTCGTCGGCACCGGCGGCGCTCAGCGCGGCGGTGGTGCCCAGGCCGACGACGAGAGCGGCGGAGACCGCCGCGAGGGTGGTGATCGATCGAACCGTGTTCATCCTGGCCTCCTGAGCACAGGTGATCCGGGCACGGCCGGTTGCCGACCCGCGGGTCACGAATGGCGCCATGCTAGTGGCGCGCCGGTCGATCCACGACCCTCGAACAGGGGGGCGACCCGTTGACTCGCCCCGTGTCCGGGAGGAACGTTGAGACGACGGATCACGACCCGCGACGGCGATCGGGCCGGGCTTCGGATCGGACATCGGATCGGACATCGGATCGGGAGGAGCACGACATGGACGGCGACCCGCTGAACCCCTGGGAGGACCGGGACCGGCTCGGGCCGAGGGGAGACCTGAACCCCGACACCCCCGACCTGACCGGGACCATCAACCTGGCCGGGTTCGATCCGCCCGACGAGGCACGGGCCGAGCGCGAGGCCGAGGACGCCGAGCAGACCTCAGCGGGCGGGGTCGGCGACACCGGCCCGGAGCCCGCACCGGAGCCCGACGACCTCGAGGCCGACAACGAGGTCGAGCAGGACACGATCGAGACGGTCGACCCGGAGAACCCTCCGGCCTGAGTGGCGAGCGCGTGCGCCGACGGCGCGGGAGTCGGCCACAATGTCGACATGGACTTCTCACTCGAGTTCACGCCCGACCTGTTGGCCGTGTTCGTCACCCTGTTCGTGCTCGAGGTCGTCCTCGGCGTCGACAACGTCATCTTCATCTCGATCCTCGCGGCGAAGCTGCCCGTCGAACAGCAGGCGAAGGCCCGCAACCTCGGGCTCACGCTCGCCATGCTCATGCGCATCGGGCTCGTGTTCGCGGCCGGATGGATCATCACCCTGAAGGAGGACCTGTTCACCATCTGGGGGATGGGCTTCTCGGGCCGCGACCTCATCCTCATCGCGGGCGGCGTGTTCCTGGTCTACAAGGCCGTGAGCGAGATCCACCACAAGCTCGAGGGCGACGAGGAGCACACCACGGGTGCGGGCACGGCCACCTTCGGCGCCGTCCTCGCGCAGATCCTCGTGCTCGACATCGTCTTCTCACTCGACTCCGTCATCACCGCGGTCGGCATGACCGAGAACATGATCATCATCATCACGGTCGTCGTCGCCTCGTTCGCCATCATGCTCTTCGCCGCGCGTCACATCTTCGGATTCGTCAACCGCCACCCCACCGTGAAGATGCTCGCGCTCGCGTTCCTGCTGCTCATCGGCGTCTTCCTCATCGCCGACGGCTTCGGCTTCAAGATCGACAAGGCGCTCATCTACGGGCCCATGGCGTTCGCGATCTTCGTCGAGGTGCTGAACCTCTCCGCCGCGGCCCGCCGCCGCAAGCGCACGACCGAGCCCGAGGTCGAACCCGTGCAGCTGCACCAGCAGTTCGTCGACGACACGGGGACGGCGCTCGACCCGGTTCAGGAGCCGCGCAGGTAGTCCAACTGGGCGCGAACGGATGCCTCGGCGGCCGTTCGCACGCCCGGATCGACGTCCGCGTACACGGCGTCCGTCACTGCTTCGGGGCTCGCGTCGGCTCCGAGCCGCGCGAGCGCACCGCGCACCTGGTCGAGCCGTTGCGCGCGGTGGGCGAGATAGGCGTCGCAGATGCCCGCGAGGTCGGGGAGCACCGGCCCGTGGCCGGGCAGGGTCAGGACCGGTCGGGTCGCGTCGGGGGCATCGGCGTCGGGAGCCGCACCGGCGCCGATGGAGAGCAGCCGGTGCAGCGAGTCCAGGTACGGCCCCAGTGCGCCGTCCGGGTGCGCGATGATCGACGTGCCACGGCCGAGGACGGTGTCGCCCGTGAACACCGCGACCGCGGCATCCGCTCGATCTCGGAGCACCACGCACATCGAGTCGGAGGTGTGCCCGGGGGTGGCGAGGACCTCGAGCCGCATGCCGCCGGCGGCGACGCGCTCGCCGTCGGCGAGCGGGGCGCCGCCGCGGCACCAGACCGCGTCGATCGCCCGCACGGGCGCGCCGGTCAGGTCGGCGAACGCGTCGACGGCGTCGGTGTGGTCCGGATGCCGGTGGGTGACGAGGACCAGCTCGACCCCGCCCTCGGCCAACCGGTCGAGGTGCGCGGCATCGGCCGGCCCCGGATCGATCACCACGCTTCCGCGGGCTCCGGGCGCGCGCAGCACCCACGAGTTCGTGCCGTCGAGGGTCATCGGCCCCGGGTTCGGTGCGCGCACGAGCGCGACGCCGTCGGGGAGGGCGGGAGCTTCGGCGATCTCGGCCATTCTCCGAAGTGTAGCCACGGGCGTAGGCTGTGCGTCATGGACGCCGCAGTCGACCCCGGCGCCGAGCCGCTGGTCGGGTCGGCCGCCACCGTGGTCCTGATCCGGGACGGCGCGCGGGGCGCGGAGGTCCTGCTCGGCGAGCGGCCGCACGACCGCGGATCGTTCGCGGGCGCGTGGGTCTTCCCCGGCGGTGCCGTCGACGAAGCGGATGCCGGCTCCGACCCGGTCGGCTCCCGGGAGGCGGCCCGACGCGCCGCCGTGCGCGAGACCTACGAGGAGGTCGGGCTCCGGCTCGGGGTCGACGACCTCATCGAGTTCGCGCTCTGGAACCCGCCGAAGGGCGTTCCCAAGCGCATGCGGACCTGGTTCTTCGCGGCGCGCGCGCCGCTCGGCGACATCCACCTCGCCGTCGACGAGTTCGTCGAGGCCGAATGGCTGACGCCCGTCGAGGCCCTCGAACGTCACGCCGAGGGCGCGATGACGCTGTTCCCGCCGACGTGGGTGACGTTGCACGAACTGCGCTGGGCGGGCACCGCCGACGATGCGCTGGCCGCGCTCGACGCCCAGGAGCTCCGCGCCTACACCGGGCGGTTCGACGACGACCGGACGACGTTGTTCTGGCAGGAGGACGAGCACTTCCACACCGACGTGCGCGACCACCGCGCCGTGCCAGACGACGGGCCCGACGCCGAGGGGGCGCGGCACCGGCTCATGATGGACCGGCTGCCCTGGGTGTACCTGCACCAGTTCTGAGGCGGCCCGCCCTG comes from the Agromyces marinus genome and includes:
- a CDS encoding TerC family protein gives rise to the protein MDFSLEFTPDLLAVFVTLFVLEVVLGVDNVIFISILAAKLPVEQQAKARNLGLTLAMLMRIGLVFAAGWIITLKEDLFTIWGMGFSGRDLILIAGGVFLVYKAVSEIHHKLEGDEEHTTGAGTATFGAVLAQILVLDIVFSLDSVITAVGMTENMIIIITVVVASFAIMLFAARHIFGFVNRHPTVKMLALAFLLLIGVFLIADGFGFKIDKALIYGPMAFAIFVEVLNLSAAARRRKRTTEPEVEPVQLHQQFVDDTGTALDPVQEPRR
- a CDS encoding MBL fold metallo-hydrolase; translated protein: MAEIAEAPALPDGVALVRAPNPGPMTLDGTNSWVLRAPGARGSVVIDPGPADAAHLDRLAEGGVELVLVTHRHPDHTDAVDAFADLTGAPVRAIDAVWCRGGAPLADGERVAAGGMRLEVLATPGHTSDSMCVVLRDRADAAVAVFTGDTVLGRGTSIIAHPDGALGPYLDSLHRLLSIGAGAAPDADAPDATRPVLTLPGHGPVLPDLAGICDAYLAHRAQRLDQVRGALARLGADASPEAVTDAVYADVDPGVRTAAEASVRAQLDYLRGS
- a CDS encoding NUDIX hydrolase, with the protein product MDAAVDPGAEPLVGSAATVVLIRDGARGAEVLLGERPHDRGSFAGAWVFPGGAVDEADAGSDPVGSREAARRAAVRETYEEVGLRLGVDDLIEFALWNPPKGVPKRMRTWFFAARAPLGDIHLAVDEFVEAEWLTPVEALERHAEGAMTLFPPTWVTLHELRWAGTADDALAALDAQELRAYTGRFDDDRTTLFWQEDEHFHTDVRDHRAVPDDGPDAEGARHRLMMDRLPWVYLHQF